From Lujinxingia litoralis, the proteins below share one genomic window:
- a CDS encoding Glu/Leu/Phe/Val dehydrogenase family protein — MDLFDYANSLNFGEVHFKTDAATGLQAIVALHNLSQGPAIGGCRFIEYPSTAEATRDALRLARGMTYKAAISGLPHGGGKAVIMRPANLPPEKRKRLFEVFGEFVDSLGGRYITAKDSGTTVEDINTIRRHTPHALGASPEQGGSGNPSPVTAFGVRRGIEAAARFKLGRESLEGVHIAIQGLGAVGSALAYDLHQLGARLSVADINPETVTRCVRELDATALDVDQIHAIDCDIYAPCALGGAINDTTLPQLRCQIVAGAANNQLLEDRHGLELHNRGILYAPDYAINAGGLINVALEYVGYDRERALAKTSEIYETMLAIFDRASSENLPTDVVADRIVEEKIFGQALR, encoded by the coding sequence GTGGACCTATTCGACTACGCCAACTCGCTTAACTTCGGCGAAGTTCACTTTAAGACCGACGCCGCCACCGGTCTGCAGGCCATCGTGGCCCTGCACAACCTCTCCCAGGGACCGGCCATCGGTGGCTGCCGGTTCATTGAATACCCCTCCACCGCCGAAGCTACCCGTGACGCCCTGCGCCTGGCCCGGGGGATGACCTACAAAGCCGCCATCAGCGGTCTCCCTCATGGCGGCGGCAAAGCCGTGATCATGCGCCCGGCCAACCTCCCCCCTGAAAAGCGCAAGCGTCTCTTTGAAGTGTTCGGAGAGTTTGTCGACTCCCTGGGCGGACGCTACATCACCGCCAAAGACAGCGGCACCACCGTCGAAGACATCAACACCATCCGCCGCCACACTCCCCATGCCCTGGGCGCCTCTCCCGAGCAGGGCGGCTCAGGCAACCCCTCCCCGGTGACGGCCTTCGGGGTGCGCCGCGGCATTGAGGCCGCCGCCCGCTTCAAACTGGGCCGCGAGAGCCTGGAGGGCGTCCACATCGCCATCCAGGGCCTGGGCGCGGTCGGCTCCGCGCTGGCCTACGACCTCCACCAGCTCGGCGCTCGCCTGAGCGTGGCAGACATCAATCCGGAAACCGTCACGCGCTGCGTGCGGGAACTGGACGCCACCGCGCTTGATGTGGATCAGATTCACGCCATCGACTGCGATATCTACGCGCCCTGCGCCCTGGGAGGAGCGATCAACGATACCACCCTGCCCCAGCTCCGCTGCCAGATCGTCGCCGGCGCGGCCAACAACCAGCTCTTAGAGGATCGCCACGGCCTGGAACTCCATAACCGAGGCATCCTCTACGCCCCGGACTACGCGATCAATGCCGGGGGCCTGATCAACGTGGCCCTGGAATACGTCGGCTACGATCGGGAGCGCGCCCTGGCCAAAACTTCCGAGATCTACGAGACCATGCTGGCCATTTTCGATCGCGCCAGCTCCGAAAACCTTCCCACCGACGTGGTCGCCGACCGGATCGTCGAAGAAAAAATCTTCGGCCAGGCGCTGCGTTAA